From Pseudoalteromonas viridis, the proteins below share one genomic window:
- the efpL gene encoding elongation factor P-like protein EfpL, giving the protein MPKASEIKKHAAIDYNGRVMIVRDIERSVPQGRAGGSLYRMRMYDVVNGGKVDETFKAEEMLQLADLTRRPAMLSYIDGEEYVFMDEEDYTPYHIHKDSIAEQVLFINEETKGLLIVVVEGTPVSLDLPSSVELVIEETAPSIKGASASARTKPATLTTGLVVQVPEHISSGDKIKINTAESKFMSRADS; this is encoded by the coding sequence ATGCCTAAAGCCAGTGAAATAAAAAAACACGCCGCGATTGATTACAATGGTCGCGTCATGATCGTCCGAGACATTGAGCGCTCAGTACCGCAAGGCCGTGCTGGCGGCAGTTTATACCGTATGCGTATGTACGATGTCGTGAATGGCGGTAAAGTTGATGAAACCTTCAAAGCCGAAGAAATGCTGCAACTGGCAGACTTAACGCGTCGTCCTGCGATGCTGTCTTACATTGATGGCGAAGAGTATGTATTCATGGATGAGGAAGACTATACTCCTTATCATATTCACAAAGACTCGATTGCTGAGCAGGTGCTGTTCATCAATGAAGAAACCAAAGGTCTACTGATTGTAGTTGTAGAAGGTACGCCGGTTTCACTAGATTTGCCTTCAAGTGTTGAGCTGGTGATCGAAGAAACGGCTCCTTCTATCAAGGGCGCTTCGGCCAGTGCTCGTACTAAGCCGGCAACCTTAACAACCGGTTTAGTGGTACAGGTACCTGAGCACATTTCCAGCGGTGATAAAATTAAAATCAACACTGCGGAATCTAAGTTTATGAGCCGTGCAGACAGTTAA
- a CDS encoding mechanosensitive ion channel domain-containing protein, whose product MPDTLTTFLLAEYKLIVTLLFIFLFPLLLKLAIKVLHKITRGKIDLHRQQRAELLLKGLVGAVLLCLLLVFWGIELRGLLVLGSSLFAMLGVAMFAAWSLLSNLTAFLIMFVQNDYRLGNWVRIIDGANFIEGCIVEMGLMNVVLRHVDGHKVVYPNNLFVTRPVWVLTEAPAKPKQITERRVLGPKK is encoded by the coding sequence ATGCCAGATACGCTTACGACCTTTTTACTCGCTGAGTACAAACTGATCGTCACCCTGCTTTTTATTTTCCTGTTTCCCTTGCTACTTAAACTGGCAATCAAAGTGCTGCATAAGATCACCCGGGGGAAAATCGACCTGCACCGTCAGCAACGCGCCGAGCTGCTGTTAAAAGGTCTGGTTGGTGCGGTGTTACTGTGCCTACTGTTAGTGTTCTGGGGTATTGAATTGCGTGGCTTACTGGTACTTGGGTCTTCACTATTTGCCATGCTGGGCGTGGCCATGTTTGCCGCCTGGTCTTTGCTCAGTAACCTGACTGCCTTTTTAATCATGTTTGTGCAAAATGACTATCGTCTTGGCAACTGGGTGAGGATCATTGACGGCGCTAATTTCATTGAAGGCTGCATTGTAGAAATGGGGCTGATGAACGTGGTGTTACGGCATGTCGACGGGCACAAAGTGGTCTATCCAAACAACCTGTTCGTCACCCGTCCGGTTTGGGTGCTCACGGAAGCCCCCGCCAAACCAAAACAAATTACTGAACGGCGAGTGCTTGGCCCTAAAAAATAA
- a CDS encoding DUF3630 family protein, translating to MTTHIDHLADQDTILITPSALPEADEFELWGQIFLHLDGLSILEFHQGADRHQWRFTCAGHPYNLNFEHYSESIWIAPEGLAATEHLPNLVTLLRLNLQQ from the coding sequence GTGACAACGCACATCGATCACCTGGCAGATCAGGATACCATTCTGATCACGCCCTCTGCACTGCCTGAGGCGGATGAATTTGAACTGTGGGGGCAAATTTTCTTACACCTGGATGGCCTCTCTATACTGGAATTTCATCAGGGCGCCGACCGTCATCAGTGGCGATTTACCTGTGCAGGACACCCCTATAACCTCAATTTTGAACACTACAGCGAGAGTATCTGGATCGCGCCGGAAGGCCTTGCTGCAACTGAACATTTGCCGAACCTGGTAACATTATTACGGTTAAATTTACAACAATAA
- the recQ gene encoding DNA helicase RecQ, with amino-acid sequence MENLATHSIDTPHGVLKEVFGYSDFRDGQLDVIQACLDGRDSLVLLPTGGGKSLCYQVPALLLPGTCIVVSPLISLMQDQVAQLKALGVSAEFINNSIDRAQQQAIYQRLHQGEIKLLYVAPEKVLQSEFIERLSHLKLGLFAIDEAHCVSHWGHDFRPHYCRLHELKQRFATVPMMALTATADLATRSDIVTQLGLHTPFIHTGSFDRPNIRYTIEEKFKPLSQLMRYLRTQKGQSGIVYCSSRKRVDDISEKLVEAGFNAAAYHAGMTNEQRQFVQNAFARDDIQIVVATVAFGMGINKSNVRYVLHYDIPKSIEAYYQETGRAGRDGLAAEAIMYFDPADIGRVKRFFEDIEDEHRRRVEEQRFNSMASFASAQTCRRQILLNYFSEYQREPCGNCDICLNPPKRFDGTLVAQQALSCIYRAEQRFGLGYIVDVLRGANTARIRDNQHHTLSTYGIGKEHSNEYWLSILRQLIHHGLVAQDITQGAALRLTEGARSVLRGEYALQLAQPRLEAKHVYQDKLAQFNYDKKLFAKLRSLRKELADQDDVPPYVVFSDKTLAEMAQLLPTSDSEFLKVSGVGFTKLSKYGAPFMQLIRNYLDTD; translated from the coding sequence ATGGAAAATCTTGCAACTCACTCAATCGACACACCGCACGGCGTACTGAAAGAAGTTTTTGGCTACAGTGACTTCCGTGACGGGCAACTCGACGTCATTCAGGCGTGCCTGGACGGGCGCGACAGCTTAGTGTTGCTGCCGACAGGCGGTGGCAAATCTTTGTGTTATCAGGTACCTGCTTTACTCTTACCCGGCACCTGTATTGTGGTGTCTCCGCTTATCTCTTTGATGCAGGATCAGGTTGCCCAACTCAAGGCGTTAGGGGTCAGCGCGGAGTTCATCAATAACAGCATTGACCGGGCGCAGCAGCAAGCCATTTATCAGCGTCTGCATCAGGGCGAGATCAAGCTATTGTATGTCGCACCAGAGAAAGTCTTGCAGAGTGAGTTTATAGAACGTCTGAGCCATCTGAAGCTGGGGTTATTTGCCATCGACGAAGCCCACTGTGTATCGCACTGGGGACACGACTTCCGGCCCCACTACTGCCGTCTGCATGAGTTAAAACAGCGCTTTGCTACGGTGCCTATGATGGCGCTGACAGCAACGGCCGATTTAGCCACCCGCAGTGACATTGTCACCCAGCTTGGCTTGCACACCCCGTTTATCCATACCGGGAGTTTTGACAGACCGAATATTCGTTACACCATAGAAGAAAAGTTCAAACCCCTGTCACAATTGATGCGCTACCTGCGTACGCAAAAGGGGCAAAGTGGTATTGTTTATTGCTCCAGCCGTAAACGCGTTGACGATATTTCAGAAAAGCTGGTTGAGGCCGGCTTTAACGCTGCGGCATATCATGCCGGCATGACCAACGAGCAACGCCAGTTTGTGCAAAATGCCTTTGCCCGCGATGACATTCAAATTGTTGTGGCGACCGTAGCGTTTGGTATGGGGATTAATAAATCGAACGTGCGTTATGTATTGCATTACGACATCCCCAAAAGTATTGAGGCGTATTACCAGGAAACCGGGCGCGCCGGACGTGACGGCCTGGCTGCGGAAGCCATTATGTATTTCGACCCCGCCGACATTGGCCGGGTAAAACGCTTTTTTGAGGACATTGAGGACGAACATCGCCGCAGAGTTGAAGAGCAGCGCTTTAACTCAATGGCCAGCTTTGCCTCGGCACAAACCTGTCGCCGCCAGATCCTGCTCAATTACTTCAGCGAATATCAGCGTGAGCCCTGCGGTAACTGCGATATTTGCCTGAACCCACCAAAGCGCTTTGACGGCACTTTGGTCGCTCAGCAAGCATTATCCTGTATTTATCGGGCAGAGCAGCGCTTTGGATTGGGCTACATTGTCGATGTCCTGCGCGGTGCCAATACCGCCCGGATCCGCGACAATCAGCATCACACACTCAGCACCTATGGCATAGGCAAAGAACACAGTAATGAATACTGGCTGAGTATCTTGCGACAACTGATCCATCACGGACTGGTCGCACAGGATATCACTCAGGGCGCGGCACTGCGCCTGACCGAAGGAGCCCGCTCGGTACTGCGTGGTGAATATGCGCTGCAACTGGCGCAGCCGCGACTGGAAGCCAAGCACGTTTATCAGGATAAACTGGCACAATTCAATTACGATAAAAAGCTGTTTGCCAAGCTGCGTAGCCTGCGCAAAGAGCTGGCCGATCAGGACGATGTACCGCCCTATGTGGTATTCAGTGATAAAACCCTGGCGGAAATGGCGCAGCTGCTCCCGACCAGCGACAGCGAGTTCCTGAAAGTCTCCGGGGTTGGCTTTACCAAGCTCAGCAAATATGGTGCGCCCTTTATGCAGCTGATCCGCAATTATCTCGACACCGATTAA
- a CDS encoding DUF6151 family protein, with the protein MVEGMKLGCRCGQVRGRIAAHPHWQGNRLTCYCKDCRAYLQHLGRADCLDEFGGTDIYQVPPAHVTISQGQAQLACLQLTQRGVYRFYTQCCNTPVGSCYSAFWPMVGIVHSFVLGPLDEQVGPSEGSVYCRDALARVPDELKGTRSHKAMVLRLIAKLLAWKLCGKNSPSVFFISGEPCVVPQQLAPGSAVDKG; encoded by the coding sequence ATGGTTGAAGGGATGAAACTGGGATGCCGGTGCGGTCAGGTTCGTGGGCGCATTGCTGCGCACCCGCATTGGCAAGGAAACCGTCTGACCTGTTACTGCAAGGATTGCCGGGCTTACTTACAGCACCTGGGGCGCGCGGACTGCCTTGACGAGTTTGGTGGCACCGATATTTATCAGGTGCCGCCAGCACATGTCACTATTTCACAGGGACAGGCCCAGCTGGCTTGTTTGCAATTGACCCAACGAGGCGTTTATCGCTTTTACACCCAATGCTGTAACACCCCGGTGGGTAGTTGTTATAGTGCCTTTTGGCCTATGGTCGGAATAGTGCACAGTTTTGTGCTGGGGCCACTGGATGAGCAGGTCGGTCCGAGCGAAGGCAGTGTCTATTGTCGCGATGCACTCGCACGGGTGCCAGATGAACTCAAGGGCACACGCTCACATAAGGCAATGGTATTACGCCTGATTGCCAAGTTACTGGCCTGGAAGCTGTGTGGTAAAAACTCGCCGTCGGTGTTTTTTATCAGCGGCGAGCCATGCGTGGTGCCACAGCAGCTTGCGCCCGGCAGCGCTGTTGATAAAGGCTAA
- a CDS encoding tetratricopeptide repeat protein has product MNTPKLCALIIASVLLVSGCKSLVQKGNKLYEAGMYDQSAEFYEQALAEDPQDVEARQRLTLARNKIIDRGLIDVRMLRLSGNHTGAALKLEALLRNQVSWHIEPVGPMAETQNEELRYATSWLQQEALSLSRSAFPDPFRYFEMRYAFLIANARLGNTFAQYQGQLQENAERQCRKLKASQGQDRLFLQRFYRKYCQAWNITSSAGPQVHDRALYSEIRIAPKLTVQLHDTSTQKQRLQTVLSQLNEAFRDSLWYHPQGDKQFTLNVHATFKHTRDAKLVNRQKHYTLEQAQPNPAEPGSLMEVEVAKTYQYPVTEFTEYFSLDVMYQGRLGPQQIEHKVDDSQVHYTQSHYADFPQLDLTPQKAHFLDVNTRLDKQLSELRAQFKADLDSVWQQTYCEDKLGAASGEHVLRCAKLAPHHEYVNNWFNQHFGLSYQAMSSLYSL; this is encoded by the coding sequence ATGAATACACCGAAATTGTGTGCACTGATTATCGCAAGCGTATTGCTAGTGTCAGGCTGTAAAAGCTTAGTCCAGAAGGGCAACAAGTTATATGAAGCAGGTATGTACGATCAGTCTGCTGAGTTCTATGAGCAGGCACTGGCCGAAGATCCACAGGATGTAGAAGCACGCCAAAGGCTCACCTTAGCACGAAATAAAATCATCGACCGCGGACTGATTGATGTGCGTATGTTGCGCTTGTCTGGCAATCACACCGGCGCCGCCCTCAAACTGGAGGCGTTATTGCGAAATCAGGTAAGCTGGCATATTGAACCCGTCGGGCCGATGGCCGAAACTCAAAACGAAGAACTGCGCTACGCCACCAGCTGGCTGCAACAAGAAGCTTTGTCGCTGTCGCGCTCCGCCTTCCCTGATCCATTTCGTTACTTTGAGATGCGCTATGCCTTTTTGATTGCCAATGCCAGACTAGGCAACACCTTCGCCCAATATCAGGGCCAGTTACAGGAAAACGCCGAGCGCCAGTGTCGAAAGCTCAAAGCGTCGCAAGGCCAGGATCGCCTCTTTTTACAACGGTTTTATCGCAAATACTGTCAGGCCTGGAATATCACTAGCTCAGCAGGCCCTCAAGTGCACGACAGAGCGCTTTATTCCGAGATCCGCATAGCACCAAAACTGACTGTACAACTGCACGATACCAGCACCCAAAAACAACGCCTGCAAACCGTTTTATCACAGCTAAATGAAGCCTTTCGCGACAGCCTGTGGTATCACCCGCAAGGGGATAAGCAGTTTACGCTCAACGTTCATGCGACCTTTAAACATACCCGCGATGCAAAGCTAGTAAACCGCCAGAAGCACTACACGCTGGAACAGGCGCAGCCTAACCCGGCCGAGCCGGGTTCGTTGATGGAAGTCGAGGTGGCAAAAACTTACCAATATCCAGTTACAGAGTTTACGGAATACTTCAGCCTGGACGTCATGTATCAGGGTCGCCTGGGCCCACAGCAGATAGAACACAAGGTCGATGATAGCCAGGTGCACTATACGCAAAGCCATTATGCTGACTTTCCGCAATTAGACCTGACGCCGCAAAAAGCACACTTTTTGGACGTCAACACGCGCCTGGACAAACAGCTGTCCGAGCTGCGAGCACAGTTTAAAGCCGATCTCGACAGCGTCTGGCAACAAACCTACTGTGAAGACAAACTCGGGGCGGCCAGTGGCGAGCATGTACTACGCTGCGCCAAGCTTGCACCACATCACGAGTACGTTAATAACTGGTTCAATCAGCACTTCGGATTAAGTTATCAGGCAATGTCGAGCCTTTACTCGCTTTAG
- a CDS encoding ShlB/FhaC/HecB family hemolysin secretion/activation protein — translation MGWVVRASILTIFTSLAAASGSAVASTTESASEQCGNNRANAPEDNNLHRQLDSEDALPELQNASVVSIELKQLNVFDTSLPEENNAVFRFANRAHITTKPEVIRNLLLFTQGGEYDPKLLRESERLLRQQSYIYDARIFAEQTCDGEVAVTVVTRDLWTLLPDISFSRSGGDNSSRLGFRESNLLGYGKRLSLTHISDPDRSGYLFVYDDPQILSSRYKGRLEYADNDDGKVHYVGVEYPFFSIATPYSYGVSNLSNRRVESFYNLGEEISEYEQLSEISNLYIGRSFALNNDWTRRLLLGYRDEKQEFARLRDTTLPIAENRTLRYPYIQAQWFEDAYIKVRNFDSIYRTEDLNLGWNINALLGYSDKELSDDDSRWVMSFNANKAHFTSQNSLLRFAFNLHGYWNKRQSEAENLLLSSRVQYYLNTSLRQSWYGQLEVQYGKHLSADQQITLGGETGLRGYPRNYLQGNRRILLNLEKRYYWEYDLLQLFKVGGAAYFDIGRVDGRPLAPPLPGALDDPHSLTPEQQYALTNQIQGQFLKNIGLGLRLAPSRANSGLVLHLDVAAPLDGPDNIDSVQWLFTVKNRF, via the coding sequence ATGGGTTGGGTTGTTCGCGCTTCAATACTAACAATATTCACATCACTCGCTGCCGCCTCTGGGTCCGCTGTTGCCAGCACGACAGAGAGTGCGTCTGAGCAGTGCGGCAACAACCGCGCCAACGCCCCCGAAGACAACAACCTTCACCGTCAACTCGACAGCGAAGATGCCCTGCCGGAATTACAAAATGCATCTGTGGTCAGTATTGAGCTTAAGCAACTCAACGTCTTTGATACCTCTTTGCCGGAGGAAAACAATGCGGTGTTTCGCTTTGCTAACCGGGCGCATATCACGACAAAACCCGAAGTGATCCGCAATTTGCTGCTGTTTACCCAAGGCGGCGAATATGACCCAAAACTGCTGCGAGAGTCTGAGCGACTGCTGCGCCAACAATCCTATATCTATGATGCCAGGATCTTTGCCGAGCAAACCTGTGATGGAGAGGTTGCCGTCACCGTTGTGACCCGCGATCTCTGGACCTTGCTTCCGGACATTAGCTTTAGCCGCAGCGGAGGTGATAACTCAAGCCGCCTTGGTTTTCGCGAATCTAACCTGCTGGGCTATGGTAAACGCCTGTCGCTTACCCATATTTCTGACCCCGATCGCAGTGGTTACCTGTTTGTCTATGACGACCCGCAAATTTTATCAAGTCGCTATAAAGGGCGGCTGGAATACGCTGACAACGATGACGGAAAAGTCCACTACGTTGGTGTTGAGTATCCGTTTTTTTCAATTGCTACGCCCTACAGCTACGGCGTCAGTAACTTAAGTAATCGCCGGGTTGAGTCGTTTTATAATTTAGGAGAGGAAATCTCCGAATACGAGCAGCTGAGTGAAATCTCTAACCTCTACATTGGCCGCTCTTTTGCGCTCAATAACGACTGGACCCGCCGGCTGCTGCTGGGCTATCGAGATGAAAAGCAAGAGTTTGCCCGACTGCGTGACACCACCTTGCCTATCGCTGAAAATCGCACACTGCGCTATCCCTATATTCAGGCGCAGTGGTTTGAAGACGCCTACATTAAAGTACGTAATTTTGATTCCATTTATCGCACCGAAGATTTGAATCTGGGCTGGAATATTAATGCCCTGCTTGGCTACTCCGACAAAGAGCTCAGTGATGACGACAGCCGCTGGGTTATGTCATTTAATGCTAACAAAGCGCATTTCACCTCTCAAAACAGTTTGCTGCGCTTTGCATTCAACCTGCACGGATACTGGAACAAGCGCCAAAGCGAAGCGGAAAACCTGTTACTCAGCTCGCGGGTACAGTATTACCTCAATACTAGCTTGCGTCAGTCCTGGTACGGCCAGCTTGAAGTGCAATATGGCAAGCACCTCAGTGCCGACCAGCAAATCACCCTGGGCGGTGAAACCGGCCTAAGGGGCTATCCGCGCAATTACCTGCAGGGCAACCGGCGGATTTTACTTAACCTTGAGAAACGCTATTACTGGGAGTACGACTTGTTGCAGCTGTTTAAAGTGGGCGGTGCCGCCTACTTTGATATTGGCCGGGTTGATGGTCGTCCCTTAGCGCCTCCATTACCTGGTGCCCTAGACGATCCACATTCACTCACTCCCGAGCAGCAATATGCGCTAACCAACCAGATCCAGGGCCAGTTTTTAAAAAACATCGGTCTGGGGCTACGCCTTGCACCGAGCAGGGCAAACTCCGGTTTGGTTTTGCATCTGGATGTCGCCGCACCGCTCGATGGCCCCGACAACATAGACTCAGTGCAATGGTTATTCACGGTTAAAAACCGCTTTTAA